Proteins from one Setaria italica strain Yugu1 chromosome V, Setaria_italica_v2.0, whole genome shotgun sequence genomic window:
- the LOC101771497 gene encoding ricin B-like lectin R40G3, whose translation MEFPHHHHHGHRRDDDEDGRRGPPPPAYGGYGQPPPPDPYGRPPADDPYGRPPAADPYGRPPADDPYGRPPPPSAYGAGGGYGTGGGGGYGNVVHVGHEGGDERRPHYGGGGGGYGGGAAEYGHEGRPHYGGGGGGGYGGGGSEYGHHETRPHHGGGGAPPVRQQTYRIYCKAGEDQFSLATRDGKVCLVRTDRDDDTQHWIKDMKYSTRVKDEEGYPAMALVNKATGEALKHSLGKSHPVRLTRYDPDTLDEAVLWTESRDVGNGFRCIRMVNNIYLNFDALHGDKDHGGVRDGTTLVLWEWCEGDNQRWKIVPW comes from the exons ATGGAGttcccgcaccaccaccaccacggccaccgccgcgacgacgacgaggacgggcgccggggcccgccgccgccggcctacGGGGGCTACGgccagccgccgcctccggacCCCTACGGCCGACCGCCCGCCGACGACCCCTACGGCcgaccgcccgccgccgacccctACGGCCGACCGCCCGCCGACGACCCctacggccggccgccgcccccctccgcgTACGGCGCGGGTGGGGGCtacggcaccggcggcggcggcgggtacggCAACGTCGTCCACGTCGGGCACGAGGGCGGCGACGAGAGGCGGCCGCActacggcggtggcggcggcgggtacggGGGTGGCGCGGCGGAGTACGGCCACGAGGGCCGCCCgcactacggcggcggcggcggcggcgggtacggGGGTGGAGGGTCCGAGTACGGCCACCACGAGACCCGCCCGcaccacggcggcgggggcgcgccgCCAGTGAGGCAGCAGACGTACAGGATCTACTGCAAGGCCGGGGAGGACCAGTTCAGCCTCGCCACCCGCGACGGCAAGGTCTGCCTCGTGCGCACCGATCGCGACGACGACACGCAG CACTGGATCAAGGACATGAAGTACAGCACCAGGGTGAAGGATGAGGAAGGCTACCCTGCCATGGCCCTCGTCAACAAGGCAACTGGAGAGGCTCTCAAGCATTCCCTTGGCAAGTCACACCCT GTTCGTCTGACCCGATATGATCCAGACACCCTGGATGAGGCGGTCCTGTGGACAGAGAGCAGGGACGTTGGTAACGGATTCCGCTGCATTAGGATGGTGAACAACATCTACTTGAACTTTGATGCTCTGCACGGAGATAAGGACCACGGTGGTGTGCGCGATGGAACCACTCTTGTGCTGTGGGAGTGGTGCGAGGGTGACAACCAGCGCTGGAAGATTGTTCCCTGGT GA